One genomic region from Bacillus sp. SLBN-46 encodes:
- the gndA gene encoding NADP-dependent phosphogluconate dehydrogenase: MTKQQIGVIGLAVMGKNLALNIESRGYSVAVFNRSYDKTEAFLKNEAEGKNFAGAQSVEEFVNLLEKPRKILLMVKAGTATDATIDSLKPYLEEGDILIDGGNTFFQDTIRRNNELESAGFHFIGTGVSGGEEGALKGPAIMPGGKKEAYELVQPIFEAISAKVEGDPCCTYIGPNGAGHYVKMVHNGIEYGDMQLISEAYFILKNVLGLSAEELHKVFADWNKGELDSYLIEITADIFTKVDDETGKPLVDMILDTAGQKGTGKWTSQNALDLGVPLPIITESVFARFISAMKDERVKASKILNGPGVRPFEGDKEELIEAIRKALYMSKICSYAQGFAQMRVASEEYDWNLRYGDIAMIFRGGCIIRAQFLQKIKDAYDQNPELANLLLDPYFKEIVENYQGSLRQVVALAIERGIPVPSFASAIAYYDSYRTETLPANLLQAQRDYFGAHTYQRVDKEGVFHTNWME; the protein is encoded by the coding sequence ATGACAAAACAACAAATTGGAGTAATTGGTTTAGCAGTTATGGGGAAAAACCTTGCGTTAAACATTGAAAGTCGAGGATATTCAGTGGCTGTTTTTAATCGTTCTTATGATAAAACAGAAGCATTTTTAAAGAATGAAGCTGAAGGGAAAAATTTTGCAGGTGCTCAATCAGTTGAGGAATTTGTAAATTTGTTAGAGAAACCAAGAAAAATTTTATTAATGGTGAAAGCAGGAACCGCTACAGATGCAACAATTGATTCCTTAAAACCCTATTTAGAAGAAGGCGACATTCTTATTGATGGCGGTAATACATTCTTTCAAGATACAATCAGACGAAACAATGAACTCGAGTCTGCTGGTTTCCATTTTATTGGAACAGGCGTTTCTGGTGGTGAAGAAGGCGCATTAAAAGGTCCGGCAATCATGCCAGGTGGGAAAAAAGAGGCATACGAACTGGTGCAGCCAATCTTCGAAGCGATTTCAGCTAAAGTGGAAGGTGACCCATGCTGTACATATATTGGTCCAAATGGAGCGGGGCATTATGTGAAAATGGTACATAATGGGATCGAATATGGAGATATGCAATTAATTTCCGAGGCCTATTTTATTCTGAAGAATGTCCTTGGTTTAAGTGCGGAAGAACTTCATAAGGTATTTGCTGATTGGAATAAGGGAGAATTAGACAGCTATTTAATAGAAATTACAGCAGATATTTTTACAAAGGTTGATGATGAAACGGGTAAACCACTGGTTGATATGATTCTTGATACAGCGGGTCAAAAAGGTACCGGCAAATGGACTAGTCAAAATGCCTTAGATTTAGGGGTACCACTACCAATTATTACAGAATCCGTATTTGCCCGTTTTATTTCGGCAATGAAGGATGAGCGTGTGAAAGCAAGTAAAATTCTTAATGGACCTGGCGTTCGTCCATTTGAGGGTGACAAAGAGGAATTAATTGAAGCAATCCGTAAAGCTTTGTATATGAGCAAAATTTGCTCCTATGCACAAGGATTTGCACAAATGCGTGTAGCATCAGAAGAATATGATTGGAATCTTCGCTATGGTGACATTGCCATGATTTTCAGAGGAGGCTGTATCATTCGAGCGCAGTTCCTCCAAAAGATTAAAGATGCCTATGACCAAAATCCTGAACTAGCAAATCTTTTATTAGATCCTTACTTTAAAGAAATTGTTGAAAACTATCAGGGATCGTTACGACAAGTGGTTGCTCTAGCGATTGAACGAGGAATTCCTGTTCCGTCCTTTGCCAGTGCAATCGCCTACTACGATAGTTATCGTACAGAAACCCTTCCAGCTAACCTATTACAGGCTCAGCGTGATTACTTTGGTGCACACACCTATCAACGTGTGGATAAAGAGGGAGTGTTTCATACGAACTGGATGGAGTAA
- a CDS encoding NAD(P)H-dependent oxidoreductase codes for MKKLLYVTANPKGLEKSKGLQIGEAFLEVYQQQRPDVEIKRMDLFSLDFAQMDADLVFARGKLAGYGYTLDQLSEVEREKILKMHALADEFISYDYYVFVSPMWNLNSPAVVKAFLDNLFIAGKTFAHTANGPKGLLTDKKAIHIQTRGGQYTGTPLQDMESGDRYLRIALTFLGINVMDTVVAEGFDLYPQRVPEILAKAKESAKLAAIEFSREPVTAQN; via the coding sequence GTGAAAAAATTACTTTATGTAACAGCAAACCCCAAAGGACTTGAAAAATCAAAGGGATTGCAAATCGGTGAAGCCTTCCTAGAGGTCTATCAACAACAGCGTCCCGACGTTGAAATTAAAAGAATGGATTTATTTTCATTAGATTTTGCTCAAATGGATGCTGACTTGGTGTTTGCCAGAGGGAAATTAGCTGGGTATGGATATACATTAGACCAATTGTCCGAAGTGGAGAGAGAGAAAATCTTAAAAATGCACGCCCTTGCGGATGAATTTATCTCTTATGACTATTACGTTTTTGTGTCACCCATGTGGAATTTAAATTCCCCCGCGGTAGTAAAAGCCTTTTTAGATAACCTATTTATTGCAGGCAAAACCTTTGCCCATACAGCAAACGGACCAAAAGGACTTTTAACAGATAAAAAAGCCATTCATATCCAGACAAGGGGTGGACAATATACAGGAACCCCACTTCAAGATATGGAATCTGGTGACCGTTATTTAAGAATTGCCCTTACCTTCCTTGGCATAAACGTCATGGATACTGTCGTTGCTGAAGGTTTTGATCTTTATCCCCAAAGGGTACCTGAAATCTTAGCAAAAGCAAAGGAAAGTGCAAAACTGGCTGCCATAGAATTTAGCCGTGAACCAGTCACTGCACAAAACTAA
- a CDS encoding HAMP domain-containing sensor histidine kinase, translating to MEITKHLFLNLSLLIILLFFGLLILEKSKKFTFSKPSLVLIFSFLILLCIQISYNPVPFARYDLRIIPLVLGGLYVGIGPILVLSLIILRSFYGLNLGFLQTSVLYAPLIIIFWRMYPWFWKQVPVRRIFTTVCMGMILSIITVLGMSFSNTQTNWFDAWFAYLVIPSLGIGILSYSIEFVLKNTEMRQQLIKAEKLKAVEQMGAAISHEIRNPLTAASGFVQLLQDDYLPRQKRKEYLSIVKEELHSAERVIQDYLTFAKPDLESFEELNVKSELRQIINILQPLANQNSVEIITDFSVIGFIKGDRQKFRQCFINVLKNAIESMPHGGHLTLSTEYSQNCITIRVTDTGVGMTKEQLDRLGEPFYSTKGKNGTGLGMMVVYSIVRAMDGDIWVDSEVEKGTIFQFEFPALTNFLNVNDSKANEG from the coding sequence ATGGAAATTACGAAACACCTTTTCTTAAATCTCTCCCTTTTAATTATATTGCTTTTCTTTGGTTTGCTAATTCTTGAAAAAAGTAAAAAATTCACCTTTTCTAAACCCTCTTTAGTCTTAATATTTAGTTTCTTGATATTGTTATGTATTCAAATCTCCTATAATCCAGTTCCCTTTGCTAGGTACGATTTAAGAATTATTCCATTAGTACTTGGCGGCCTTTATGTAGGAATTGGACCCATCCTTGTATTATCACTAATCATCCTAAGAAGTTTCTACGGATTAAATTTAGGTTTTCTTCAAACATCCGTTCTTTATGCACCACTTATTATTATTTTTTGGCGTATGTATCCATGGTTTTGGAAGCAGGTTCCCGTTCGACGAATATTTACCACAGTTTGTATGGGTATGATCCTTTCCATCATTACAGTTCTGGGCATGAGCTTCAGCAATACACAAACAAACTGGTTCGATGCTTGGTTTGCCTATTTGGTCATACCTTCCCTCGGAATCGGCATTCTTTCTTACTCGATAGAATTTGTTTTAAAAAATACAGAGATGCGCCAACAGCTGATAAAGGCAGAAAAATTAAAAGCCGTTGAACAAATGGGGGCTGCAATTTCCCATGAGATCCGCAATCCTCTAACTGCAGCCAGCGGTTTTGTTCAACTTCTACAGGATGATTATCTACCTAGACAAAAAAGGAAAGAGTATTTATCCATCGTAAAGGAAGAGTTACATTCTGCCGAAAGGGTCATCCAAGATTATTTAACCTTTGCTAAACCAGACTTAGAATCCTTTGAAGAATTGAATGTAAAAAGTGAACTCCGACAAATTATAAATATTCTTCAGCCTTTGGCCAATCAAAATTCGGTTGAGATTATTACCGATTTCTCAGTAATCGGATTCATTAAAGGGGACAGACAAAAATTTCGACAATGCTTTATTAATGTCCTAAAAAATGCGATTGAATCAATGCCTCATGGAGGCCATCTAACTTTATCAACTGAATATAGCCAAAACTGTATCACCATTAGAGTGACAGACACGGGAGTTGGCATGACAAAGGAGCAGCTTGATCGATTAGGAGAACCTTTTTACTCCACAAAGGGGAAGAATGGTACCGGATTAGGCATGATGGTGGTGTATAGTATTGTTCGTGCCATGGATGGTGATATTTGGGTTGATAGTGAAGTAGAGAAAGGAACAATCTTTCAATTCGAATTCCCTGCTCTAACGAATTTCTTGAATGTGAATGATTCTAAAGCGAATGAAGGCTGA
- a CDS encoding CAP domain-containing protein produces the protein MIKKPAGILLTAVLTMGLAACNNNARNDINDRDRVGMNTNRNDHILDVRNGRDDGIDHNGPLTEDYTNTNNNQSDTDRNWFNNKRKINRNNDDMISAYQTNLDSNQYPHTRAVLIRDAKYQFVQMDPKQGWAGIMNQIQPYINQQLPTGQAPTGQQAPQQTQPAPKQTTPMAPKQAQPAPTAPAPTPAPAPKQGQPAQPAPKQPATNAPTSGAVSQYVQQVINLTNAQRSKNGLPALKADTQLSGVAQKKSQDMQQNHYFSHTSPTYGSPFDMMRDFGVTYKSAGENIAQGQQTPQEVVTAWMNSEGHRKNILSPNFTHIGVGFEQTGKHWTQMFIGK, from the coding sequence TTGATAAAAAAACCAGCAGGGATCCTTCTAACAGCGGTCCTCACAATGGGGTTAGCAGCTTGTAATAACAATGCTCGTAATGATATCAACGATCGTGACCGAGTGGGAATGAACACAAACCGAAATGACCACATTCTTGATGTTCGGAATGGACGGGATGATGGGATTGACCATAATGGTCCGCTAACAGAGGATTATACAAATACTAACAATAACCAAAGTGATACCGACCGTAATTGGTTTAATAATAAACGGAAAATAAATAGAAATAATGATGATATGATTTCTGCTTACCAAACCAATTTGGACAGTAATCAATATCCTCATACTAGGGCAGTACTGATTCGCGACGCCAAGTATCAATTTGTTCAAATGGACCCAAAACAGGGTTGGGCAGGGATTATGAATCAAATCCAGCCGTATATCAATCAGCAGCTGCCAACTGGTCAAGCACCTACGGGGCAGCAAGCACCACAGCAAACTCAACCTGCTCCTAAGCAGACAACACCGATGGCACCGAAGCAGGCACAGCCGGCACCAACAGCTCCTGCTCCAACACCAGCACCAGCACCAAAACAGGGCCAGCCGGCACAACCAGCACCAAAACAGCCAGCAACCAATGCGCCTACTAGTGGAGCGGTTAGCCAATATGTACAACAAGTCATTAACTTAACAAACGCTCAAAGAAGCAAAAACGGACTTCCGGCATTGAAAGCTGATACCCAATTAAGTGGGGTAGCTCAGAAAAAATCACAAGATATGCAGCAAAATCATTATTTTTCACATACCAGTCCAACGTATGGATCTCCCTTCGACATGATGAGGGATTTTGGCGTGACATATAAGTCTGCTGGTGAAAATATTGCGCAAGGACAACAAACACCACAAGAAGTAGTAACTGCTTGGATGAACAGTGAAGGACATCGTAAAAACATCCTCAGTCCAAATTTCACTCACATTGGAGTTGGATTTGAACAGACTGGGAAGCATTGGACACAAATGTTTATCGGCAAATAA
- the gnd gene encoding phosphogluconate dehydrogenase (NAD(+)-dependent, decarboxylating) produces MKIGLIGLGKMGYSLALNLLDHKHEVAAFDVNEKAVAEISEKGGQGVSSLAELVSSLPSPKVVWVMVPAGPITNNVLQELKELLADGDIVIEGGNSHYKESIARGKEFAEKGIHFLDVGTSGGVEGARNGACTMIGGNKEAFQHVEQIFEHICVENGYLYAGESGSGHYLKMIHNGIEYGMMQSIAEGFELLDKSPYDYDFEQVARVWSNGSVIRSWLMELTQNAFSKDAKLEGIKGIMHSSGEGKWTVETALDLQTASPVIALSLMMRYRSLEEDTFSGKVVSALRNEFGGHGVVSK; encoded by the coding sequence ATGAAAATTGGATTAATTGGCTTAGGAAAAATGGGATATAGTTTAGCTTTAAATTTATTAGATCATAAACACGAGGTTGCAGCATTTGATGTAAATGAAAAGGCTGTTGCAGAAATCTCCGAAAAAGGTGGACAAGGTGTTAGCTCGTTAGCAGAATTAGTTTCATCTCTTCCATCTCCAAAAGTAGTTTGGGTAATGGTACCAGCGGGCCCAATTACAAATAACGTACTACAAGAGCTTAAAGAATTACTTGCCGATGGAGATATTGTTATCGAAGGTGGAAATTCTCACTATAAAGAATCAATCGCTCGTGGAAAAGAATTTGCTGAAAAGGGCATCCATTTCCTTGATGTTGGTACGAGTGGAGGAGTGGAAGGAGCAAGAAATGGTGCTTGTACTATGATAGGTGGAAACAAAGAAGCATTCCAGCATGTGGAACAAATTTTTGAACATATTTGCGTAGAAAACGGCTACCTTTATGCAGGAGAAAGTGGAAGCGGCCATTATTTAAAAATGATACATAATGGAATTGAGTATGGAATGATGCAGTCGATTGCTGAAGGTTTTGAACTGCTTGATAAAAGTCCATATGATTATGATTTTGAGCAGGTTGCAAGGGTATGGAGTAACGGGTCTGTGATCCGTTCTTGGTTAATGGAATTGACACAAAATGCTTTTTCAAAGGATGCCAAGCTTGAAGGAATTAAAGGAATTATGCATTCTTCAGGGGAAGGAAAATGGACTGTAGAAACAGCCTTAGACCTTCAAACGGCTTCCCCAGTAATTGCTCTATCTCTTATGATGAGATATCGCTCGTTGGAAGAAGACACTTTCTCAGGAAAAGTGGTTTCTGCTTTAAGAAATGAATTTGGCGGACACGGAGTTGTCAGTAAATAA
- a CDS encoding MurR/RpiR family transcriptional regulator produces MSCISKIRSYYARLSEKEKQIANFILDNPEKILHSTINEVAEDLGMADATVFRFCKRIGFKGYQAMKIALASEIITPIQQIHEEITEGDNEKTVTEKVFQSNIRTLENTLQLQDSDSIQRAVKMIHTAERVHFYGTGGSAVIAMDAFHKFIRTGIKVFAFIDSHFQLMSASQLTEKDLAVVISHSGANKDTIDILNVASENGAKSIGITSFPKSPISQKVDIALFTSSEETEYRSEALASRIAQLSLIDALYVNIMVLNKENAKTSLGKIRSAISDTRIES; encoded by the coding sequence ATGAGCTGCATTAGTAAAATACGCTCTTACTATGCCAGGTTAAGTGAAAAGGAAAAGCAAATTGCTAATTTTATATTAGACAATCCAGAGAAAATTCTTCACAGCACGATTAACGAAGTCGCTGAAGATCTCGGGATGGCCGACGCCACGGTTTTCCGCTTTTGTAAGCGGATCGGATTTAAAGGGTACCAGGCAATGAAGATTGCACTGGCTTCAGAAATCATTACTCCCATCCAGCAAATTCATGAGGAAATTACGGAGGGTGATAATGAAAAGACTGTCACTGAAAAAGTATTTCAATCAAATATAAGAACCTTAGAAAATACCCTACAACTCCAGGACAGCGATTCGATTCAAAGGGCAGTTAAGATGATTCATACGGCTGAACGGGTTCATTTTTACGGAACTGGTGGGTCAGCTGTTATTGCAATGGACGCATTCCATAAGTTTATTCGAACAGGAATTAAAGTGTTTGCATTTATTGATTCCCACTTTCAACTCATGTCCGCTTCACAGTTAACAGAAAAAGATTTGGCTGTTGTCATCTCTCATTCTGGAGCAAATAAAGATACAATTGATATTTTGAATGTGGCCAGTGAAAATGGAGCGAAATCCATCGGGATCACTAGTTTTCCAAAATCACCAATAAGTCAAAAGGTAGATATAGCGCTCTTTACAAGTTCAGAAGAAACTGAATACCGATCTGAAGCGTTAGCATCACGGATTGCACAATTAAGTCTCATCGATGCCTTATACGTAAATATCATGGTCTTAAATAAAGAAAATGCCAAAACGTCTCTTGGTAAAATAAGGTCTGCCATATCAGACACTAGAATTGAATCATGA
- the yhbH gene encoding sporulation protein YhbH, translated as MSVNNHQFVISREDWSLHRKGHDDQQRHQEKVQEAIRNNLPDLITEESIIMSNGRDVVKIPIRSLDEYKIRYNYDKNKHVGQGDGDSQVGDVVARDGSSGQKGPGKGQGAGDQAGEDYFEAEVSLMELEEALFKQLELPNLKRKEEQEHLVENIEFNDIRKTGLMGNIDKKRTMMSAFKRNAMSGKPAFHPIYKDDLKFKTWNEVVKPDSKAVVIAMMDTSGSMGIWEKYMARSFFFWMTRFLRTKYETVEIEFIAHHTEAKIVTEEDFFSKGESGGTICSSAYRKALEIIDSKYNPRKFNIYPFHFSDGDNLTSDNARCVKLVEELMKVSNMFGYGEVNQYNRHSTLMSAYKNIKDEHFRHYILKQKADVFHAMKSFFQQEESKQYA; from the coding sequence TTGTCTGTTAACAATCATCAATTTGTCATTTCAAGAGAAGATTGGTCCCTCCACCGTAAAGGCCACGATGACCAGCAGCGGCATCAGGAAAAAGTCCAGGAGGCAATTCGCAACAATCTTCCCGATCTCATTACTGAAGAGAGCATAATCATGTCAAATGGTCGAGATGTGGTAAAAATTCCAATTCGTTCGTTGGACGAATATAAAATTCGCTATAATTATGACAAAAACAAACACGTGGGCCAAGGTGACGGTGACAGTCAAGTCGGTGATGTTGTAGCACGTGACGGTTCTAGTGGGCAAAAAGGTCCGGGCAAAGGCCAAGGAGCAGGGGATCAGGCCGGAGAGGACTATTTTGAAGCAGAAGTGTCATTAATGGAGCTCGAGGAAGCATTATTTAAACAATTGGAGCTTCCGAATTTAAAAAGAAAAGAAGAACAGGAACATCTCGTTGAAAATATTGAGTTCAACGATATTAGAAAAACAGGTTTAATGGGTAATATTGATAAAAAACGTACCATGATGTCTGCATTTAAACGTAATGCCATGAGTGGGAAACCGGCGTTTCATCCTATCTATAAAGATGATTTAAAGTTTAAGACTTGGAATGAAGTGGTGAAACCAGATTCAAAAGCTGTCGTTATTGCTATGATGGACACGAGCGGTTCCATGGGAATTTGGGAAAAGTATATGGCCCGTAGCTTTTTCTTCTGGATGACACGTTTTTTAAGAACCAAGTATGAAACAGTTGAAATTGAGTTTATCGCACATCATACCGAAGCAAAAATTGTGACAGAAGAAGACTTTTTTTCAAAAGGTGAAAGTGGTGGAACCATTTGTTCTTCTGCTTACCGAAAAGCCTTAGAGATCATTGACAGTAAGTACAATCCACGAAAGTTCAACATCTATCCATTCCATTTTTCAGACGGTGATAATCTCACATCGGATAACGCTCGTTGTGTGAAGCTTGTAGAAGAGTTAATGAAGGTATCCAACATGTTTGGATATGGAGAGGTTAATCAGTATAACCGACATTCAACTCTCATGTCCGCATACAAGAATATCAAGGATGAACATTTCAGACATTATATCCTCAAACAAAAAGCTGATGTATTCCATGCCATGAAGAGCTTTTTTCAACAAGAAGAATCCAAACAATACGCATAA
- a CDS encoding PrkA family serine protein kinase, translated as MDILKKIEMYREEEEKLRWEGTFADYLLLLKEKPWVAQSAHSRVYNMLKDAGIEEVKGTKRYNFFSNQLFGLEESLERLVEEYFHPAAKRLDVRKRILLLMGPVSGGKSTLVTMLKRGLEAYSHTDRGSVFAIKGCPMHEDPLHLIPHHLRKDFFEEYGIRIEGNLSPLNMMRLEKEYGGRIEDVQVERIFFSEDKRTGIGTFSPSDPKSQDIADLTGSIDFSTIAEFGSESDPRAYRFDGELNKANRGMMEFQEMLKCDEKFLWHLLSLTQEGNFKAGRFALISADELIVAHTNETEYRSFISNKKNEALHSRIIVMPIPYNLKVSQEERIYEKMINESDVSDVHIAPHTLKVAAMFTILTRLKEPKKGDIDLLKKMRLYDGENVEGFNTADIDELKKEYPDEGMSGIDPRYVINRISSTIIRKEVPSINALDVLRSLKDGLDQHPSITTELRERYMNYISLARKEYDNIAKKEVQKAFVYSYEESAKTLMDNYLDNVEAYCNKNKLRDQLTGEEINPDEKLMRSIEEQIGISENAKKAFREEVLIRISAFARKGKRFDYNSHDRLREAIQKKLFADLKDVVKITTSSKTPDEQQLKKINDVVARLVDEHGYNSTSANELLRYVGSLLNR; from the coding sequence ATGGATATTTTAAAAAAAATCGAGATGTATCGAGAAGAAGAGGAAAAACTTCGTTGGGAAGGAACATTCGCTGATTATTTACTGTTGCTAAAGGAAAAGCCATGGGTAGCACAATCTGCACATTCTCGAGTTTATAATATGCTTAAAGATGCAGGGATTGAAGAGGTAAAAGGGACGAAAAGGTATAACTTTTTCAGCAATCAATTATTTGGTTTAGAAGAGTCTTTGGAGCGTTTAGTGGAAGAATATTTCCATCCTGCAGCTAAAAGACTGGATGTCAGAAAGCGGATTTTACTGTTGATGGGTCCAGTAAGTGGCGGGAAATCAACACTTGTTACTATGTTAAAAAGAGGATTAGAAGCCTACTCGCATACCGATAGGGGATCTGTGTTTGCCATTAAAGGCTGTCCGATGCATGAAGACCCGCTGCATTTAATTCCACATCATCTACGTAAAGATTTCTTTGAGGAATATGGTATAAGAATTGAAGGAAATCTTTCACCGCTCAATATGATGCGCCTTGAGAAGGAGTATGGTGGCAGAATAGAAGATGTTCAAGTAGAAAGAATCTTTTTCTCTGAGGATAAGAGAACAGGAATCGGAACATTTAGTCCATCCGATCCCAAATCGCAGGATATTGCCGATTTAACAGGAAGTATTGATTTTTCAACGATTGCCGAATTTGGTTCCGAGTCTGACCCTAGAGCCTATCGTTTCGATGGTGAACTGAATAAAGCAAATCGAGGGATGATGGAATTCCAAGAAATGCTAAAATGTGATGAGAAATTCCTTTGGCATTTACTTTCCTTGACACAAGAGGGGAACTTTAAAGCTGGAAGGTTTGCGTTAATTTCTGCTGATGAATTAATTGTGGCTCACACGAACGAAACCGAGTACCGATCCTTTATCTCCAATAAGAAGAATGAGGCATTGCATTCACGGATTATCGTTATGCCAATTCCATATAACCTTAAGGTTTCTCAAGAAGAAAGAATTTATGAAAAAATGATAAATGAAAGTGATGTTTCCGATGTTCATATTGCGCCGCATACGTTAAAGGTTGCAGCGATGTTCACTATTTTAACCCGCTTAAAGGAGCCTAAAAAAGGAGATATTGATTTACTGAAGAAAATGCGCCTTTATGATGGAGAAAACGTGGAAGGTTTTAACACCGCCGATATAGATGAACTCAAAAAGGAATATCCTGATGAGGGCATGAGCGGTATTGACCCACGTTACGTAATAAATAGAATTTCCTCTACTATTATTAGAAAAGAAGTACCTTCAATTAATGCCTTAGACGTGTTAAGGTCGTTAAAGGATGGGTTGGACCAACACCCTTCTATTACAACAGAACTGCGTGAACGCTATATGAATTATATTTCTTTAGCTAGAAAAGAGTATGATAATATTGCGAAGAAAGAAGTTCAAAAAGCATTTGTGTACTCGTATGAAGAGTCTGCAAAAACACTCATGGACAATTATTTGGATAATGTAGAAGCATACTGCAATAAGAATAAGCTCCGGGATCAATTAACTGGAGAAGAAATCAATCCGGACGAAAAGCTTATGCGTTCAATAGAAGAACAAATAGGGATTTCGGAAAATGCGAAGAAAGCCTTCAGAGAAGAAGTATTAATCCGAATTTCTGCTTTCGCAAGAAAAGGAAAACGGTTTGACTATAATTCGCATGACCGACTACGAGAAGCTATTCAGAAGAAGCTTTTTGCTGATTTAAAGGATGTTGTAAAAATTACTACTTCCTCAAAAACTCCAGATGAGCAGCAGTTGAAGAAAATCAATGATGTAGTGGCCCGTTTAGTAGACGAACATGGATATAATTCAACTTCAGCTAATGAATTACTACGTTATGTTGGAAGCTTATTAAACAGATAA
- the nfsA gene encoding oxygen-insensitive NADPH nitroreductase, whose product MNDIITTILNHRSIRNFEDKPLTDEQIKTIVLSAQAASTSSYIQAYSIIGVKDQEKKKKLAELAGNQDYVEKNGHFFVFCADLYRHSIIGKEEQKEVNPSIESTEKFMVGLIDASLAAQNAAIAAESLGLGICYIGGIRNNLEEVKKLLKTPERVIPLFGLAVGFPAKMTEQKPRLSFEHIYHENEYEQDMAIYLQQLREYDELISNYYEQRTGGKRNDRWTAQMAQMLEKQSRMYMKEFIQKNKLDLR is encoded by the coding sequence ATGAATGATATCATCACAACGATTCTAAACCATCGTTCCATACGAAATTTTGAGGACAAGCCTTTAACAGATGAGCAGATTAAAACCATTGTATTGAGTGCACAAGCGGCTTCGACGTCAAGCTATATTCAAGCCTATTCCATTATTGGTGTGAAGGATCAAGAGAAAAAGAAAAAGTTGGCGGAACTAGCAGGCAATCAGGATTATGTTGAAAAAAATGGCCATTTTTTTGTTTTTTGTGCAGATCTTTATCGTCATAGCATCATAGGGAAAGAAGAACAAAAAGAAGTCAATCCATCAATAGAAAGCACTGAGAAATTTATGGTGGGTCTCATTGATGCTTCCTTAGCGGCCCAAAACGCTGCTATTGCGGCTGAATCACTTGGGCTAGGGATTTGTTACATAGGGGGGATTCGAAACAACTTAGAAGAGGTAAAGAAGCTCTTAAAAACACCTGAGCGTGTCATTCCTTTGTTTGGACTTGCGGTGGGATTTCCAGCGAAAATGACGGAGCAAAAGCCAAGATTGTCCTTTGAGCATATCTATCATGAAAATGAATATGAACAGGATATGGCTATTTATTTACAACAGCTAAGGGAGTATGATGAACTCATCTCAAACTATTATGAACAAAGAACTGGCGGGAAAAGAAATGATCGCTGGACAGCGCAAATGGCCCAGATGCTGGAAAAACAAAGTAGGATGTATATGAAGGAGTTTATTCAAAAAAATAAATTAGATCTACGATAA
- the trmL gene encoding tRNA (uridine(34)/cytosine(34)/5-carboxymethylaminomethyluridine(34)-2'-O)-methyltransferase TrmL, whose protein sequence is MAIHVVLYQPQIPSNTGNIARTCAGTDTHLHLIRPLGFSTDDKMLKRAGLDYWEHVNITYYDSLEEFYEKNAGGEFFYLTKFGQKPHSSFDYSSPEKEYYFIFGRETTGLPKDVIENNKDASLRIPMTNNIRSLNLSNTAAILIYEALRQQNYPNLD, encoded by the coding sequence TTGGCTATACACGTAGTACTATATCAACCACAAATACCTTCTAATACAGGAAACATCGCAAGGACTTGCGCAGGCACTGATACTCATTTACATTTAATTCGGCCGTTAGGTTTTTCAACGGATGATAAGATGTTGAAAAGAGCAGGTCTGGATTATTGGGAGCATGTAAATATTACGTATTATGATTCCTTAGAAGAATTTTACGAAAAAAATGCTGGCGGTGAATTTTTTTACTTAACGAAATTTGGGCAAAAGCCTCATAGCAGTTTCGATTACAGTAGCCCAGAAAAAGAATATTATTTTATTTTTGGAAGAGAAACAACCGGTTTACCGAAGGACGTCATTGAAAATAATAAGGATGCAAGCCTAAGGATTCCGATGACCAATAATATTCGTTCATTAAATCTTTCTAATACTGCAGCTATACTTATTTATGAAGCACTTCGTCAGCAAAACTATCCAAATCTCGATTAA